The Acidithiobacillus thiooxidans ATCC 19377 DNA window TTCGTTCATGGCCTGCTCATCCTGGGGAAAAGACCCTCCATTAAAGCTTTGCGCACTCTGGTAGAATCCGACCCGACGGAATTTGTCCTGCTTGTACTGAAAGAATACGTCCAGCAGAACAATGTCAAACCGGAAATTCTGCATTCCTACCTCACCGGCAAAACCGGCAAGGTAGCTGAGGATATTCCCGGCCAGTTGACGGCCTACAAAAAGTTTTATCGGGAAGTGCTCGCCAAGACGGCCCCATCACCGGAACTGGAAGGATTGATTGCGGATCAGGAGCACGACAAAGAGCATTTCAGTAAGATGATTTTGTCGCTCACCCCGTTATTGGCGATGCTCACCAGCCGTCCCCTGGATACCCTGCTCTCGCCGGATCCCAAGAACTTCCATGGGCGCATCCTCACCGCACAGCGCGCCATAGACCAGAAGCTGGCTCTGTATATTGGATTGGACACCCTCTCGGATACCGCTGTAGGTCAGGCCATCGGGTCCATTATTCTGGCGGATTTGGCTTCGACTGCAGGGGATATTTACAACTATCAGGACCCCAAACCCGTCAATATATTCATTGATGAAGGGGCCGAAGTGCTTAACCAGCCGGTTATCCAGATCCTCAACAAAGGGGGCGGGGCCTTGTTCCGTGTGTTCCTCGCCACGCAAACCATTTCCGATATCGCCACCCGCCTCAATGGTTCCAAGGACCGGGCCAACATGGTCATCGGTAACACCAACAACATCATAGTGCTGCGCATTATTGATCAAAACACCAAGGAAGAAGTCTCGAAAAGAATGGGGAAAATCCCTATGGAGCGCATGACCAGCACCATGGGTAGTGGCATCAGTCCCCATCCCATGGACATGAATAATGGCAGTTATAGTGAAGGATTGACGGTCACCGATACCGAGGTTTTCCCGCCAAGTGAATTTGCCAGCCTGCCCGCTTTGCAATATATGGCCCATTTTTCGGGCGGCGCCATTATCAAAGGACGGATTCCCATTGTCACCGATTGAGTCAACACCCATGCTACATACCAGTACCGCTACGGCCCTGCACAAAAACATCCGGAAATTACCGCATCGGGAGAGCTTCCGATTTCTGCTGGCGGTCTGGCCGGATACCTGGTGGTGGTTCATGCGCCTGCAAAACCGGCTGGAAGGTTTACCTTGCCTGCATGCGGAGCACCCGCAAACAGAGGAAATTTACTGCCTGCTGGAACGCTGCTCTGAGCATGGGACACGACTGGGGAATGGACAGTTACGTGAAGCGGTTCTGTCCGAAATAGAGGACACCGCCAGAAGGCTGCAACAACAGCCCATCATTTGTGCCGCATCCCGCGATAACATTTGGGATTGGATGCACACCCCTTTTCCGGAATGGCGAGGGACCTGTCCTGGCGGTTTTCTTCGCGGACCCGACACGACAGAGAAGAATGCGGACCAAGGATCTGCACAGATACATGCCTTCATCCAGCAACTCCTCATGCAGCAACCCGGGTATCCATAAATGTCGAGCTTTATCAGCGAAGAACGTTCTGCGGTCAAATTCATGATTGCCATCATCGGCTTTGAATTTGCTATGGCCCTGATTTTTGGCACCGGTTTACCCATTGCTTACTATCAGAACTTGCAGCAACTGTTGGTGCGCCAGGAGATGGGGATAGCCGCGCTGCAAACCCTACTTCACTTGACCAGCCACCTTTACTCCATGGTTTTCATTCAAACCGGACTGGCCCATGCCATGACACCCGCGCCGCCGCCAACGCATCAGGTCGCGGACCTCAGCCTGACTGAAAAACTGTCCTGGGCCGCTCGGGGCCGGATACTCACCATACTGGCGATTTTTTATATTGCCATTTTTCGGGTGCTGGTCTTTTTCACCTGGGCCATTGCCCTGATCCCGCTGGTTATCGCCGCTGCTTACGATGGTTGGGTGCAACGCAAAGTGGCCCAGTTCCGGTTTGTGTATCAGAGTGGGCAAAAACATTTCATCGGCAACCGGGCCAGTAAAATCATCACCTATGGGTTATTGCTGATATTTTTCCTGCCTATCCCCATTCCACCCATCGCGATTATTTTCTGGGCCGTTTTTCTAGGCCTGTTCAGTTATCTTTGGATGCGCAACATGCCGAAGCGGATATGAACGGCGGGATCAAATTGATCCCCGCCCTTTCCAGACTGGCGGACCAACATCGCTACTCAGGGGAAGCGCGGTGACCATTTTCCAGGAACTGCGCCAACAGCGATGGTTGGCCATTGCCCTGACCAGGTGGCCTGTATCGGCCTAATTTCCCTCACTCACCTGATTTTATGGGGCTATTCCTGGGCAGGTGCTGATCGGCGACTATGCCATGCGGGGCATCGAGGCAGCGAAACCGGCGGTCTGCAATCCGCTGTGATGCCCGTATGACCGCCATAACCAAACGAAACACTAAACTATGGCTGGGAAAGCGGAATTGCCTAGGCAAGTCACCGTGACTATACTTATAGCATATTACCTTTGAGATTGATCGAATGGGGTTTTAATGGGTACTGATGGGTGCCGATGCGAATCTGGTTTGCAACTTGCGGTATGCCAACGCATTTATTCGGCTAAGAAATCGACACACAAAAGAAATCCTGAGGGACGTATTGTGGCGTGTGTGGATGCTGAAGACGAGGGTATTGTAACAAAATATGCGTTGTCACTTATTCTTTATGGCGCATGTGACAATCGCAAAACAAATCGTTTTTTAGGTTACGATACGGCGCATGATGATTACCATAGGGAAACTTATGGAGGCTGCCATCGTCATTTCTGTGAAACATGCGTAAGTTACTCGCCCTGTGATTACTTGACTGTAGCAAGCGTGTTTTTCTCAGAAGTGGACTATGAAATTAACCAGAGAGGGTTTCGTCGTGGGTAATCCGGATACATCTAGAGCACCATTGGGGTGGGTGATGAGTGACGGCCCCGGTTGTATGGAGCGATTGACGAAAAATCCAGCGACTCTTCCGGCTCTTCGTACCTTCATCTTCCAGGAAGAAGAAGAGCGAATCGACATGGAAACTGCACTATTGCTGCATCGTTATCATCGCAAAGCGATCACAGAGTTCCCCGAATTTGCTTCTGATCGTATGGATCCTTTGGCCGGTTTCTCACGAGAAGAACTTTTGGGGATTACTCATAACACCTGCCCAGGAATGAGCACTATCGGCAAGTCATCGTGGCCTTGGAAGAACACAGACCCAGGGGTCACTTTCGATGCTGGTATCACTCTAGGAATTCACGCAAATGGCGCCGATAAATCCATTATTGTAATTACCATGTCTGCCAGATACCCCATGATACATCTGGCGTGGCTTTGGGCATTACAAACGCAAGCGATTCGGTTACTGCCTATATTCGTTCTAAAAAGGCCAATGCTTATCATGGGCGTTGATCCTGAAAAATCGGACGCTACTCAAATTGAGGTGGCTTATACCGATCAATTAAGCAAAACAAACTTTGGGCTTTTTCGATCTCAATATTTTCAGGAACAATCACAAGTTGTAGTGGCCGCTCCTCGCACCTTAGATGCTTGGCTTGCATCTGATGTTGGTAAACCCGTAAGTCATGAATGGACACATCACGCACTGTTTACTTTGGTGCGTGTAGGCAAAAAAAATGTGTTCCGTCCTGTTCGAGATGATAACAGTATTCTTAGCAAACTCAGAAAGATGTCTTTTCAGTCATCTGAAATAGGAACATCGGATATGTCTCAACAGGCGGCTTAAACTATCGCTGCTAAAATTCGAAAGCCCCTGATCTACGGATGCAGGGGCTTTTCTTTGGATAATCCGCCATGATAAAGAAACGAATGCACGCCTAACGTCACAGGCTGCAGAAAGGATAACCAGGCGCGCTGATTTTAGTCTGAGACCACTACTGCTTTTATCCTCTCAGTGGATAGCGTCTTGCATATCGGCAAGCCACACCAAAACACAGGGATGTTCGGGACTGTCAATGCCTCGTTGGTACCTCGCCAACGGCAATCCCATACGGATAATAACGACTAACCAGGAAAAAATCAGTAATAAGCACCCGACAAATTGGAGAACTAACAAGGCGATGGAGCCGATGTTCCAACTGACCGGAACGTCTTCCACCAGCCAAAAAAACAAGAAAACAACAGGCACCGAAGCGCCGATAAAATACACAAACTCCAGGAAAAATTTTCCGCGTCGTTTGGGATGCACAAAATCGGGTATGGGCAAAACAGGCGATAGGTTTGCAGACGTCATGATGGCGCGGAATGCCGCTGATGAACGACCGGACGCATTGCTGAGGGCTTGTGCCTGGTTGGGTAGGCTCTTGGTGTGCATCAAAAGCCATCCCGCAAAAACGCTCAGCATGTAAGATATTATGGCTATCTGTGTGAGGGGAATATTTCCCGCAAGAATGGAAAAAATCAGCAACGGCCCAATAATCAGAGCGCACAACCAGATAGCCCACAACCTATTCCTGCGGTCTTCGCGGACCATATAATGCGCCTGCCAATATTTTCTGGCGGTTACGGCCCAGAACGCTTCGTCTGGCACAGCCTTGCCCAGGACAGGGTCCAACAAGGCAGAATCCCATATGGGTGCCAGTAATGCAGAAAGTGCATGATCCCAAAACTCGGTCCAGAATCGATTAAATTTTTCGATAAAAAACAGGGCGAATAAGGCAGCTAAAAACAGATCGGCCACCCAGGATGCATTCCAGGCATTCTCAATACCGATCAATATCAAATACAGAAAGAACCAGTAAGACAAGCCAGCCATTTGATGGGGTTTTTCGGACATGCTCGCCCCCTTTTAATAAACGTGCGTGTTCTCTTCGTTAAAGCAGGCAAACAGCGTTGGCTGTACCTGATTCCCAAAAGTCGTCCAACCACTGTTCTGTTCCCGCCCGAACATTTCCAGATAGGGTCCATCGACTACGGAAGCAATCATCTCGCGGAAATAAGACGGCTTGGCAGAGTGCCGTGTAGCCGGAAAGACCGCCCAGCTACTAATATCATGGCGACACCAGCCCGCAGGTTTACCGCGAATCCCAAGACACAAGAGTTCATGCGCCGAACGCCAGTAATTGCCCATGCCGAAGCGCGGTTTGTTCCAGACCATATGCGTCTTGTAATCAAAACCCCATGCCTGCATCAAATCCAACGCTTCCCGCAAGAGCGGAGCCGTGGCCCATAAAAACAGGTAGGCATCGGGCAAAGCCAGTTGCGGAACCGGCAAGCCCCGCAATTCATCCATGCTCATGGTGGGGTAATGACGATCTGCAGCCCCGTTGGAAACGGTATTGCTGTATCTCCACGGCGGATCTGCCAGAATAGCGCCGAATCGGCATTCATTCTTTATGAGGGTATCCAGACTATCCGTAGCTATAGGATAGCCTTCGGGTCGCACTGCAGGAGGGCGAATACTTTGAGCCAATTCCTCACCATAAGCCGTCGGCACTAAAACCAGCCCATCGGCTGTTGATTCGCCGCCATAGACGGCGGGTACCGATGTATGCACCGCATCCATTGACGACTGCTTGGATAGGCCGGCGTTGTTGCCAGAACTGTTTCGTGGCTTTTCACGCAATTTCACCAGTTTTTTGCTGCGAATAGGTGCCCCTGGAGGGGGCTCCAACAAGAAACCAGCCACTATCAGGGCATCCCTTTCCGCGTCACACTTCCCTTGCTTGATTTGGTGCCGCATCAAATTCGCCCAATGCCCCAATCCAGTTTTTGGTTCAGTGTCATATCGGGCAGGAATCCAGCCATGCCCGTTTTCCACACAAAATCGCCGAATTTGATCCAACCGTTTTTCAAACCGGATATAGGATCTTTTTTGGTTTTTTTTAGGTAGGCTTGGTGCCCTCTTATCCACCCCACTTGAGCATTCTTCCGTTGACATCATTTTTAATAACCAATCCTTTAACAAGACCAAATAGCGCAGCCGCACATTACCGGGCGGCGTCACCCGCAGAAGTATTGCCGCCCTGCGATTTCCGAATCGTTTTCAGATTTTTGACCCGCACGGAAAAACCCATCCCGGCACGCTCAAAGCGAAAGCCCACCGCACGCAGCTGTTCTTCGTGGTTTTTGGCTAGTTCGCCTTTTTTGTATTTGTAGCGCACATCATTCGCCCAATATCCCATACGGGTTCTGGGTTCCGTGTCATAACGCACCGGAATCCAGCCTGTACCATTCTCCGCACAGTACTGTTTCACCTGTTCCAGTCGTTCTTCAAACCGCAGGTTATGCCGTGACATTTAACGCCTCCTTATTGACAATCAACTCCAAAAAACCACCGCGATGATCGTAATTCGCCAGAACTGCTCCGTTAAAAGCCTGCCGGCGTTTGGCGACCACGCCTTTGCGAAAAACAATGCGCAACATTTTTTCGGTCTGCTCGATTTCCGCCTGGGACACGTCCTCACACAAGTGAAAGAGGTCCATTTGCGTTTCCTTGCCTATCCAGTAGCGGCGCTTTCGTCCACTACCCTCTCCAATCACACGGCCATGGGCGACCATTTCCGCAAGGATTTGCGACACCTCATGTTCAGAACGGGCACTGGGGCAGGCTCGCAAAATATCCTGCTTACTGCGTACAGGTTTGGTATCCGTCTCAAAAACGGGTGGCTTTAAACACGCCAGGATTTCCGTACGCACCGCATCCCGATCGGAATAAAGCGCAACCGGTTCACGCGCGGTATGTTCAATCTGCTGAACCATTGCCAACAAATCATCTGAAGCGACAAAAGCATGGTCCACCAGCTTCCAAACCGGTTTTCCACGTGCACCTGTTCCTAACTTTTCGACAATTCCTCTACGCTTGAGCACATAAACCTGCTGTGAAACATGATGGGGTTCTGGGTGGGCAGGAATGAGCCGGCTTAATCGTTCGACGGTGGTCGGTGCTCCCTCGAACTTTAACGCGGCGCATATCCAGCGTTGTATTGATCTTCCGGTTAACATGGTTCGATTCCTTGTTCCAATGACCTTATAAACAGATTACCACGCCCTTTTTGACACAAAATTTTTTGGTCATATTCCGTCGTAAATCCTCTGGCCTGAACTCTCTGCGCAATAGACTGGCACATGGATGATCGGTTTTTGCGCACAATAAACCGCTTTTTTAGCGTTTATTCGAAAAGTGGATCGTCCTCATCATCGCTCAGCGGGCAGGACACCGGACCGATAACTTCCCAACAAAACGCCAAAAAGCCGGTTTTTTTCTTACCTAAACACCCTAGATCGGGCGCATGCTTTATAAATGCCATGCAGCGAGGATAGATTTTTGAGTCTCACGCCCTTTTCCAGCAGTTCAGCATCACAAAGCGAAGCAGAAGACCGCGAGGCACTTTTGCGCATCTATTTAGGCGAGCTATTACCCTACCTGGGATTACCCGGATTGCACGGGGAACCCCCCGTCGATGGTGTAGCAGAAATCATGATTAACACACCGGACGATATCTGGATGGAACAGTATGGGAAAATGCAACGCTTGGACCTGCGGATCACTCCACCGGAAAAACTCGAAAACCTCACGGTACGTCTCGCGGCCATGGCCCGTAACATCGGTGGTGAAGGGGCTATTTTAACCGTGTATCACTGGGGCCTGCGCATTGCCGCCACACTGCCGCCCACGTCCATGAAGGGCATCAGTCTGTCCATCCGCCGCAAGGTGCGCATCCATGTGCCTCTGGAGGAATATGCCCAATCGGCCAGCCCCAGAGAGGAACTGGTTATCCCGGCTCCGCGAACGCGAGCGGAACTCCTCCAGTTTCTGCGTACCATTGTTGAACAACGCAAAACCATTTTGGTGGCCGGCGGTACCTCCAGCGGAAAAACCACGTTCCTGAATGCCCTCCTTTCCTGTATTCCGCCGCATGAACGGTTAATCACCATTGAAGATTCCCCAGAACTGGAACCCACCACCGATAACTGTGTGCGCTTCATAACCAGTGAATCACTCGGCATTGATGCCAAGATGCTCATTAAGCAATGTCTGCGCTACCGACCTGACCGTATCGTGGTCGGTGAAGTGCGTGGAGCCGAAGCCCTTGATATGCTGGACGCCTGCAATACCGGACACGATGGCTCCATGACCTCCATTCATGCCAACAGCCCCATCGAGGCATTGGAACGGCTGGAAACGCTGGTCTTGCGCTCCGGCGTTCCCTGGCCACACAGCGCTATCCGGCAAACGGTTTCCCAAGCCATTCATTACGTCATCCAAATGCGTCTGAACGCCGAGGGCAAAAGAGCCATCAGCGCCATTATGGAAATTCAGGGCATGGATCCGCAAAGCCAGACCTACCGATATCAAAGCATTGCCATTCCCGAAGCCTGAAGGATTTGCGGGCCAAAACGTGTCTCCAGGGATTGGCGTTTCGTTGCGCAAGCGGGGATCAATTTGATCTCTTGATCGTTTTTCGACGTACTACTTTCAGGAAAAGCCAGAAAAAAAACCCGTTATTGACGAACAGACCGCCGGATTTACCCCCTATTCTCCTGAATCGGACCCTTCACTTTTCTAGGAAAATTTGCGTAATGATGATTCCAACAAGGAGAAATTCAATGAAGATAGCATTAATAATGATGCTCATCATAGTGGCAATTTTTAGCGGCTTTATCGCTGGTTCTGTGTATGAACTCAAAACCTTAAATAAAAGATGTCAATCGTCCGTCTCGCATATAGTGACATATGAAAACCATAAAACGGTAACCACAAATCGGTAGCGCGCATCAAGTAGCTGATCTGTCGCCAGTGCTACAGATACGGGCGTCAACCACGAATCTAAACTTTTAAGGCGCGTGCCGCGTGGATATATCCAGCACAACATTTAGATACCCAAAAAACGCATGCGTTCCCGCAAGAACGGGGATCAATTTGATCTCTTGATCGGTTTTGGAATTTCTACTTTCAGAAAAAACCAGAAAAAAGCCGTTTAATGCCACACCATAATCACGCTGCACCCATTATTCTCCTGAATCAGCAATCCATACTTACTGTTCAGGAAGGCCATCATGGAACTATTTAGCCCATCTACACAAATGATCGTGTTACCGCTACTCGCTCTGGTGTATCTCTTCACCGCGATGGTGGATAGCCGATGTGAAATCAAAGGCCATTTCTCGTTTTTCGCCAAATTGATTATGGGTTTTTGTATTGGCGCATTCGCGGTCGATATTATCGCTTATATCGCTTCTGGTCGGCAGGTCTCCCTATCCGGTGTAACAGGAATGTCCGACTACACCAGCAGTTCCGGATTGAGCGCGCCAATCCCCTCTTCTTCTGGTAATGGCATGCCATGGGATGGGATCTTGGATGAGATTTTTAAGGACCTGGAAGATTATGTCGTCATTGTTGTCGGCGGCATTGCTTTCGTCGTTGGCGGCATTGTGTATATGTTTGGGGTAGGCAGTCGGGCCATGCGGTTTGCCCTGACCTCAAGCCACTCCACCGAAAACCAGGCTACATTTGCCGAATGGAAAAACGACCTGGACAAAATGGTCCGTTCCGATGTGTCCCTGACGGAACTGAAAGGCTGGCGTCGGGTTTTTCGGCACATCCACCCCAAATTGATGATGCTCCCCGCTTGGTGGCCCTGGCAGGGTTATGGGGCCTGGAGTTACATGCGGTATATCCTCATTTCCGGAAAACTGGCCAAGGATGCCCCGCCTTCCGTGCGCCGGTATGTACTCGGGCATGAGCTCGGACATATCCGCTTCGGGCATACGGCGCTGAACTATATGTATCCCGTCACTTCGGTCCTGTTCCTGACCGCCATGGGCGTGTTTCTGGACAGTACCGTCCCGGAAACCAAAACCATCGCGGCCTTTATTCTGCTCGCTTTGCTGGTACCCAAAAGCGCCCTGCTCTGGTTCCCAAACCGCCGGGAATATCAGGCGGATCGCTATGCAGTAGCCGTCAACAGTACCCAGGAGGCCATTGAAGGCTCTCTCTGGATGGCGGAGCACGGCCAGGACCGTTCTGCTTTGCGCCAAAAACGATTGTTGAGATTGGGCTACGGCAAAACGCACACAGCGGCAGTCGCCGTTAACCGGGAATAACCCATGCAAACCGGAGAAAGTCGCGCAGAACGACTGCGAAAAAGCCCCGTGCATCGTGCCGTCATTGGTAAAAAGCGCGTGATGGGCGTGCCTTTCAATTACACGGTCATGCTCTTTTCTGGCAGTTTTTCCTTCGCGTGGGTCACGCAACAATGGCCCCTTGCGTTGCTGCCTTTTATTTTGTTCGCCGGCTTGCGGTACATCTACAAAGACGAACCTTATTTTGTCGAGGTGTATTTCCGGTATATCCGCCAACATGAGCGTTACGAACCCTGGCCGCATGCCAGCTTTCAGGATCAGCGCCCTAAAGACCTTATAGGACATGGAAAAGCATGGTAATTGCCGTCGATAATGCCCGCAAAGAAATCGAGCATGCTCATTCACTGGCAGAGATTATCCCCTGGCTGGCCCCGTGGGACCATCAAACGGTGCTGTGCAAAGATCGGGGGTTGCTCGCGGTTGTGGAGTATTTCCCCAAGGACTACGACGGCATTTCACCTGAAGAGGTCAATGTCAATGCGGAGGCCATGGAGCGCATGCTCATGAAGCTCCGGCGCGATGATATTTATCTTTGGTTTACTCACACCCGACGCAAAGAAAGCATCCCGGTTCCAGAAACCGGAGAGACTGTGGCCGATGCTATTGCTCATAGCTACTACGAACATTTCACAAGCAAAAATCATTACCGTCATCGCCATTTTCTGTCGGTTCTGGTCCTGCCACCCTCTGGTCCGGGAAAATTTGTGGAAACCTTTAAAGCGGCCTATCAAAAGCATCCCAGCGTCATCGCCAGCATGGCCACCACCTTCAAGACCAGCCTGGGTTTTAAAGCGATGGATGCCGCTTTGGGTGAGCATTTGGAAAACCAGTCCATGCAACTGGAAAAAATCGTGCATCTCATTGAGAACAGCGTCACCGCTATGGGAAGCTTCAAACGCTTGCAGGAAAAGGACTTGTGGGGTTTTCTCAATCAGATGGTCACGCCCACAGAACCCGATCCCCGCCCTATCGCTTTACCTCGATATGCCTTGCTGGATAGTTATTTGGGGATGGATACCTTACAGGTCACGGAAGATGCCCTGCATTTTTCCGGCCCGACACAGACCAAGGATGTAGCGGTGTTCTCCATTAAGGGCGAACCCGAGGCTTACCCGGAACATACCCAGCCGGGCATGCTGGATGTGCTATATCAGGTGGATGCAGAATGGACACTCAGTTTTGCCTTGCGTATGACGGACGTCAATGCGGCGAAAAATTACATGAAAAAATTCCGCAGTTTTTACAACAACACCCGAAAAAACATTCTCTCTGCTGCCGGTGAGGCCATCACCGAACAAGAGACGGAGAATATTAACGACGATGCGGATGTGCGCTCCGGGCAAACCAGTCAGGCCATTAAGAGCTTTGCCACCGGCAACGCCCTTGCTGCCTATACCAATATCTCCATTTTGGTGTACGGCGATAAAACGTCTCCGCTCAACGAACAGGTGGATGAGGTCTACAAGGCCCTCACCGAGAAGGAATTCACGCCCTTACGCGAACACATCCACGCCCTTTCGGCCTGGGCCGGAACCCTCCCCGGGCAATGGGCGCTTCCGGTACGCTGGATATTTTTGACCGGCAGCCCCATCGCCGATTTGATTCCTGTCCACGGCATTTATACCGGGCGCCCGCAAAACGATTATCTTAGCGAGCAACTCAACACCCCAATCCCGGCACTGGCCAAATTTGAAACCAAAGAACAAGCCACCTTTGATTTTAATTTCCATGTCGCGGATCTGGGGCATACCTTAGTCGCCGGACCCAGCCGCTCCGGTAAATCTGCCTTCGTCAATTTCCTGATTAGTCAGTGGATGCGTTACCCACGGTCCCGGGTTTTTGTCTTTGACAAAGATCAAAGCAACCTGATCACCTGCCTGAAAAATGGTGGGGTGTACATGGATTATGCCAGCGAGGACGGGATGCCCCTTAACCCCATCCAGAATCTCGAAACCGCCAGCGATGTAGAATGGTTGGGCCAATGGCTGGAGCAATTACTGTCCACCAAAGAACCCCTCAACAGTGAGGAAAGTATTGAACTGGCGGCCTGCGTACAACGCATGATGGCCGTACCCGAAGAATTCCGACGCTTGAGCGTATTGGGGGAACACTTTACCGGCCCCCAGGCCCCTGCCCTGCGCAACCGACTGGCTATCTGGACAACGGGGATATGGGCCAAGTTCTTTTCCGCGAAAGAGGACAAATTCCAGCTTTCCCGATACACGACCATTGCGATGGATGAGGTCACGAATATGGAGCTCAAAGCGCCCGCGCGGGCTTTTTTGAGCTATATGTTTCACCGCATCGAAAAGTCACTGGATGGCAGCCCCACGCTGATATATTTGGAGGAAGCCTGGTTTGCTTTTGAAGACCCTGTTTTCTCAGACCGCTTAAAACAGTGGCTGAAACGATTGGCAAAGAAAAACGTTATTGTCGTCATGGCTACACAGTCTGCATTCGAGAGCCAGGACAGCGCTTCTTTTTCGTCCATTATTGATAATGTTCCGACGCTGATTCTCTTACCACATCCCAAAGCTTCTGCGTTCAAGGACTTTTATCGGAAGAATTTTCAGATTGACCCTTACCAGGTAGAAGAGCTTCAGAAATTAACGCCAAAAAGGGACTATTATGTCATCCAAAACGGTATTCCCAAGGTGATACAATCTACTTTCGATCGGGAAACACTGGCTTATTTGCGTTCAGATTCGGCGGCCAGGGATATTTTTAAACGGTGGCAAAAATCCGGAGACCCGGAGTGGAGAGCACGATATGTTCAAGAAGCGCAACGTCTTGGCTAAATCACTACGTCGGGCCTTATGGGCGGCTGGGTTTGTTGGGATCAATTTGATCCCGGGCACAGCGAATGCGACATCCATCATCGGCGCAACCCTTCCGGAACAGATCGTCCAGGAAGTGACCCAATTGCAGACCTATGCCAAGGATGTCACTACCGCCTTATCTTCGGTGCAAACGCAGATCAATACGCTCAACGGATACATGACCGATTTGCAGAATCTGGCCACATTACCGTCTCGGGAGATCTCCAAAATAACCACGCCTATCCAGCAAATGGAATACAATTATGATGAGGTGATGGGACTCAAAAATGAATACGAAGATCTCTATGGGAACCTCGCCAATATCCAGCAAACCGTCGAGCAGCAGAATCTAGATATACTGAACTCTTCCCTCACACCGGAAGACTATCTGAACACGGTGGAAACCGCACAAACCAACACAGCGGCGCAAACCC harbors:
- a CDS encoding VirB4 family type IV secretion system protein; its protein translation is MVIAVDNARKEIEHAHSLAEIIPWLAPWDHQTVLCKDRGLLAVVEYFPKDYDGISPEEVNVNAEAMERMLMKLRRDDIYLWFTHTRRKESIPVPETGETVADAIAHSYYEHFTSKNHYRHRHFLSVLVLPPSGPGKFVETFKAAYQKHPSVIASMATTFKTSLGFKAMDAALGEHLENQSMQLEKIVHLIENSVTAMGSFKRLQEKDLWGFLNQMVTPTEPDPRPIALPRYALLDSYLGMDTLQVTEDALHFSGPTQTKDVAVFSIKGEPEAYPEHTQPGMLDVLYQVDAEWTLSFALRMTDVNAAKNYMKKFRSFYNNTRKNILSAAGEAITEQETENINDDADVRSGQTSQAIKSFATGNALAAYTNISILVYGDKTSPLNEQVDEVYKALTEKEFTPLREHIHALSAWAGTLPGQWALPVRWIFLTGSPIADLIPVHGIYTGRPQNDYLSEQLNTPIPALAKFETKEQATFDFNFHVADLGHTLVAGPSRSGKSAFVNFLISQWMRYPRSRVFVFDKDQSNLITCLKNGGVYMDYASEDGMPLNPIQNLETASDVEWLGQWLEQLLSTKEPLNSEESIELAACVQRMMAVPEEFRRLSVLGEHFTGPQAPALRNRLAIWTTGIWAKFFSAKEDKFQLSRYTTIAMDEVTNMELKAPARAFLSYMFHRIEKSLDGSPTLIYLEEAWFAFEDPVFSDRLKQWLKRLAKKNVIVVMATQSAFESQDSASFSSIIDNVPTLILLPHPKASAFKDFYRKNFQIDPYQVEELQKLTPKRDYYVIQNGIPKVIQSTFDRETLAYLRSDSAARDIFKRWQKSGDPEWRARYVQEAQRLG